In the Hordeum vulgare subsp. vulgare chromosome 7H, MorexV3_pseudomolecules_assembly, whole genome shotgun sequence genome, one interval contains:
- the LOC123408659 gene encoding serotonin N-acetyltransferase 2, chloroplastic encodes MQQPQLQPRLRARTFLHAAVKLNPRRNPFLLRRPAASAGGAVAGVQLTVSDSELSSRGFAVRRTAEGLDVAALNEVFARVGFPRRQEERLRRALEHSEVAWLASEATGRPVAFARAAGDGVFNAVVWDVVVEPSCQGLGLGRAVMERLVAELRRKGVGNIVLYAEPRVVGFYRPLGFAMDPDGIRGMAYYRSKQNQKQQ; translated from the coding sequence ATGCAACAACCGCAGCTGCAGCCCCGCCTCCGCGCGCGCACTTTCCTCCACGCCGCCGTCAAGCTCAACCCGAGGAGGAACCCGTTCCTCCTGCGCCGTCCCGCCGCGTCGGCCGGCGGCGCCGTCGCGGGCGTCCAGCTGACGGTGTCTGACTCGGAGCTGTCTTCCCGGGGCTTCGCGGTGCGGCGCACCGCGGAGGGCCTGGACGTGGCGGCGCTGAACGAGGTGTTTGCGCGCGTGGGGTTCCCTCGGCGGCAGGAGGAGCGTCTCCGGCGCGCGCTGGAGCACAGCGAGGTGGCGTGGCTGGCGTCGGAGGCGACGGGGCGCCCCGTGGCGTTCGCGCGCGCGGCCGGGGACGGGGTGTTCAATGCGGTGGTGTGGGACGTGGTGGTGGAGCCGTCGTGCCAGGGCCTCGGGCTCGGCCGCGCCGTCATGGAGCGCCTGGTGGCGGAGCTCCGGCGCAAGGGCGTCGGCAACATCGTGCTCTACGCCGAGCCCAGGGTGGTCGGGTTCTACCGCCCGCTGGGATTCGCCATGGACCCCGACGGCATCCGGGGCATGGCCTACTACCGCAGCAAGCAAAACCAGAAGCAACAGTGA
- the LOC123408658 gene encoding casparian strip membrane protein 2-like has product MSSTNEATVIHMDDTTGKAPVTSAPPPAAAAAPVQQQQRKSGGGVPFILRSGAEGFRRCMAFVDLLLRVVAFGPTLAAAISTGTSDETLSVFTEFFQFRARFDDFPAFTFFMVANAVAAGYLVLSLPFSIVGIIRPKATGVRLLLLVCDTVMVVLVTAAASAAAAIVYVAHEGSRRANWVPICMQFHGFCQRTSGAVVASFLAVLVFIVLVLLSACAIRRQR; this is encoded by the coding sequence ATGAGCAGCACCAACGAGGCCACCGTCATCCACATGGACGACACCACCGGCAAGGCACCGGTCACGTCTGCACCACCGCCAGCTGCCGCAGCCGCGccggtgcagcagcagcagcgcaaGTCCGGCGGCGGCGTGCCGTTCATCCTGCGCAGCGGCGCCGAGGGCTTCCGTCGCTGCATGGCCTTCGTGGACCTGCTGCTCAGGGTGGTGGCCTTCGGGCCCACGCTCGCGGCGGCCATCTCCACGGGCACCTCCGACGAGACGCTCTCCGTCTTCACCGAGTTCTTCCAGTTCCGTGCCAGGTTCGACGACTTCCCGGCCTTCACCTTCTTCATGGTCGCCAACGCCGTCGCCGCGGGGTACCTTGTGCTGTCCCTCCCCTTCTCCATCGTCGGGATCATCCGGCCCAAGGCGACCGGCGTCAGGCTGCTGCTGCTCGTCTGCGACACGGTGATGGTGGTGCTGGTGACGGCTGCTGCGTCTGCGGCGGCGGCCATCGTGTACGTGGCGCACGAAGGGAGCCGCCGCGCCAACTGGGTGCCCAtctgcatgcagttccacggcttctgccagcGCACCAGCGGCGCCGTCGTCGCCTCCTTCCTCgccgtcctcgtcttcatcgtcctcgtcctcctctccgCCTGCGCGATCCGCAGACAACGCTAG